In the Malus domestica chromosome 16, GDT2T_hap1 genome, one interval contains:
- the LOC103425516 gene encoding very-long-chain 3-oxoacyl-CoA reductase-like protein At1g24470, with translation MVPPFHDLTTQPLWLLLPSTLGFFILLKHITALAKWVFILLLRAPKNLKNYGSWALVTGATDGIGKAFAFQLAQKGLNIVLVSRNSTKLKSVSDKIHANSPSTLIKTIAFDFSGSGLDGLDEQLEKEIRGLDIGVLINNVGVTYPSAGFFHEVDEEVWMNVVKVNVEGTARVSMAVVRGMVERKRGAIVNIGSGAGIVVPSHPLFTIYAATKSYVDQLSRSLHAEYKMYGIDVQSQVPLYVATKLASRVASIERPSLFIPTPDAYAKAAIQRIGYEARCAPFWAHSVQWFFSRLAPDSLLDAWRLSIGLKRRGKKLHEELI, from the exons atgGTGCCTCCATTTCATGACCTAACGACCCAACCCCTCTGGCTTCTCCTTCCTTCCACTCTTGGCTTCTTCATCCTCCTCAAGCATATCACCGCTCTGGCCAAATGGGTCTTCATCCTCCTCCTCAGAGCCCCCAAAAACCTGAAAAATTACGGCTCGTGGGCGTTGGTCACCGGTGCAACCGACGGCATAGGAAAAGCATTTGCCTTCCAACTTGCCCAAAAAGGCCTAAATATAGTCCTAGTCAGCCGGAACTCCACCAAGCTCAAATCAGTCTCCGATAAAATCCATGCAAACTCTCCCTCTACCCTAATAAAAACCATTGCATTCGACTTCTCAGGCAGCGGCTTGGACGGGTTGGACGAGCAGCTGGAGAAGGAGATCAGGGGTTTGGACATCGGCGTTTTGATCAACAACGTCGGGGTTACATACCCGAGTGCAGGATTCTTTCACGAGGTTGATGAGGAAGTGTGGATGAACGTTGTGAAGGTGAATGTGGAGGGTACAGCTAGAGTGAGCATGGCAGTTGTGCGAGGGATGGTTGAAAGGAAGAGAGGTGCAATAGTTAATATTGGTTCTGGGGCTGGCATTGTTGTGCCTTCTCATCCTCTCTTCACGATCTACGCCGCTACAAAATC TTATGTGGATCAACTGTCTAGATCCCTCCACGCGGAATACAAGATGTACGGAATTGATGTGCAAAGTCAGGTACCATTATACGTAGCAACAAAACTGGCGTCGAGGGTTGCTTCGATCGAAAGGCCCTCCCTCTTCATACCAACCCCAGATGCTTATGCAAAGGCAGCCATTCAGCGGATTGGCTATGAAGCTCGCTGCGCACCGTTCTGGGCTCACTCAGTCCAGTGGTTCTTCTCGCGCTTGGCCCCCGACTCTCTTCTCGATGCTTGGCGCCTCTCTATTGGTTTAAAAAGAAGGGGGAAGAAACTCCATGAAGAACTAATATAA
- the LOC103403101 gene encoding regulator of G-protein signaling 1-like has protein sequence MVSCAVEGGCASDYLAVAISAVCFILLLSRVILPFAVHKIPLPKRSSFWIPVIQIYASFNLLLSLVMSLNFLKFEKTYWWQSCYLWAVWIGAPLGFGLLLSCRISQAFQLYYIFVKRCLPPIRSYIFLPLILLPWFAWAALIHIKRPLNHRCHVGTQWIIPDMSLHALYVAILVGFTGAIRHIEFRFDELRDLWQGILVSASSIGVWVVAHILNEIHDDISGLQVASRFVLLVTASILVLALFSISSSQPLLSQISLRKREPLSFETMGKALGIPNSGMLLPREPAPVVDPNEPLDKLLMNKIFRQSFMEFANSCLAGESVHFYEEVHELGKIPADDPVRRIYMARHIIDKYIIAGAAMEVNISHRSRQAILTTSNLAQPNLFNDALNELIQLMKTSLAKDFWSSIYSIKFKEEASMRSHELEQMTSWNPSPTPRLSSVRGVDDPFHQEQES, from the exons aTGGTAAGCTGCGCTGTGGAAGGTGGCTGTGCCAGCGACTACTTAGCCGTAGCCATATCGGCCGTCTGTTTCATTCT GCTTCTTTCACGGGTAATCTTACCCTTTGCCGTTCACAAAATTCCTCTTCCGAAACGCAGTAGCTTTTGGATTCCAGTGATTCAAATTTACGCCAGCTTCAACCTTTTGTTGTCGCTTGTG ATGTCTCTCAATTTTCTGAAATTCGAGAAGACATATTGGTGGCAGTCTTGCTATCTTTGGGCAG tcTGGATTGGAGCTCCTCTTGGCTTTGGTTTACTACTTAGCTGCCGCATATCACAGGCCTTTCAACTGTATTACATTTTTGTAAA GAGGTGTCTACCACCAATCAGAtcttatatttttcttccaCTAATTCTCTTGCCATGGTTTGCTTGGGCTGCTT TGATCCACATCAAAAGGCCTCTAAATCATCGATGTCACGTGGGAACTCAGTGGATCATCCCAGACATGTCCCTCCACGCACTATATGTTGCCATTTTGGTAGGATTCACGGGGGCTATTCGGCATATAGAGTTCAGGTTTGACGAACTTAGAGACCTCTGGCAGGGAATACTTGTATCAgcctcttctattg GAGTATGGGTTGTTGCTCACATTTTGAATGAAATTCATGATGATATCTCTGGGCTTCAAGTTGCCTCTAGATTTGTGCTCTTAGTTACG GCAAGCATTCTTGTGTTAGCTTTATTTTCGATATCAAGTTCACAACCTCTTCTATCACAAATCAGCTTGAGGAAAAGGGAGCCCCTATCATTTGAGACAATGGGTAAGGCTCTGGGCATACCTAACAGTGGAATGCTATTGCCAAGGGAACCAGCACCTGTGGTGGATCCTAATGAACCACTTGATAAACTTCTTATGAACAAAATATTTCGTCAGTCCTTCATGGAATTTGCAAACAG TTGTTTGGCAGGGGAGAGTGTCCATTTTTATGAGGAAGTGCATGAACTTGGTAAAATACCAGCGGATGATCCTGTAAGAAGGATTTACATGGCACGGCATATCATTGACAAATACATAATTGCAG GTGCAGCAATGGAGGTGAACATTTCTCACCGAAGCAGACAAGCAATTTTGACTACTTCCAATTTGGCACAACCAAATCTTTTTAATGATGCTTTAAATGAGCTGATACAGCTGATGAAAACG AGCTTGGCAAAAGATTTCTGGTCATCCATATACTCCATTAAGTTCAAAGAAGAAGCCAGTATGAGATCTCATGAGCTGGAACAGATGACAAGTTGGAACCCCTCTCCCACTCCTAGGTTGAGTTCTGTACGTGGCGTTGATGATCCATTTCACCAAGAACAAGAATCATGA
- the LOC103403104 gene encoding protein NOI4-like, whose product MAAYEKGRASVGGGGPLPKFGEWDVNNPASAEGFTVIFNKARDDRKSGGTPLINVAAAPEKYASRKKSDKYNNHPKKSKWLICCGS is encoded by the exons ATGGCAGcg TATGAGAAGGGAAGGGCGTCAGTAGGGGGAGGGGGACCTCTACCAAAATTTGGGGAGTGGGACGTGAACAATCCGGCATCGGCTGAAGGATTTACAGTCATATTCAACAAGGCCAGAGATGACAGAAAGTCTGGTGGAACTCCATTGATTAATGTTGCAGCAGCACCAGAAAAATATGCTTCCCGTAAAAAAAGTGACAAATATAATAATCACCCCAAAAag AGCAAGTGGCTTATCTGCTGCGGTTCTTAG
- the LOC103403103 gene encoding uncharacterized protein isoform X1 encodes MGSLSVIPLSWGSSIFIGGKFDVHKALPPKLCSGVAISPRAFASRNSVKKLRRDGQARKKVADKSIASEDDCVKNDENVESSVNLAAEELVAFPSRGAVLQACTVTSGLIAALGIIIRQASHVAKIEGLPVFDCSLEVPFDFEVWHLQLISGLVILISLSRYLLLKTWPDFAESSEAANQQVLTSLQPLDYIIVAFLPGVSEELLFRGALLPLFGSNWRSALVVAIIFGVLHLGSGRKYSFAVWATFVGLVYGYATVVSSSLIVPMASHAVNNLVGGMLWRYRSDSSRKL; translated from the exons ATGGGTTCCCTTTCTGTGATCCCATTGAGTTGGGGAAGCTCTATCTTCATTG GTGGGAAGTTTGATGTGCACAAAGCTTTGCCTCCCAAATTATGTAGT GGAGTTGCAATTAGCCCGAGAGCTTTTGCAAGTCGGAATTCGGTGAAGAAATTGAGAAGGGACGGGCAGGCACGAAAAAAGGTAGCAGATAAGAGCATTGCTTCCGAAGATGATTGTGTTAAAAATGACGAGAATGTGGAATCTTCTGTTAATTTAGCTGCAGAGGAACTGGTTGCATTCCCTTCCAGAGGTGCTGTGCTTCAGGCTTGCACTGTTACATCCGGGTTGATAGCGGCTTTGGGTATAATTATTCGACAG GCATCTCATGTTGCAAAGATTGAAGGATTGCCAGTCTTTGACTGCTCATTGGAAGTACCAT TTGATTTTGAGGTGTGGCATCTTCAGTTGATTTCTGGATTGGTTATTCTGATATCACTTAGCCGATATCTATTATTGAAGACATGGCCGGATTTCGCGGAGTCCAGCGAAGCCGCCAATCAGCAG GTCCTTACATCACTTCAACCTTTGGACTACATAATCGTTGCATTTTTGCCTGGGGTCAGCGAG GAACTTCTTTTTCGGGGTGCCTTGCTACCACTTTTTGGATCTAATTGGAGGAGTGCCTTGGTAGTCGCCATCATTTTTGGTGTTCTACACCTGGGCAGTGGCCGAAAGTATTCCTTCGCTGTTTG GGCAACTTTTGTGGGTCTTGTGTATGGTTATGCAACCGTCGTCTCCTCTAGCCTTATCGTGCCAATGGCTTCTCATGCAGTCAACAATTTGGTTGGAGGGATGTTATGGCGTTACCGATCAGATTCATCACGGAAGTTATGA
- the LOC103403103 gene encoding uncharacterized protein isoform X2, whose product MGSLSVIPLSWGSSIFIGGKFDVHKALPPKLCSGVAISPRAFASRNSVKKLRRDGQARKKVADKSIASEDDCVKNDENVESSVNLAAEELVAFPSRGAVLQACTVTSGLIAALGIIIRQASHVAKIEGLPVFDCSLEVPFDFEVWHLQLISGLVILISLSRYLLLKTWPDFAESSEAANQQELLFRGALLPLFGSNWRSALVVAIIFGVLHLGSGRKYSFAVWATFVGLVYGYATVVSSSLIVPMASHAVNNLVGGMLWRYRSDSSRKL is encoded by the exons ATGGGTTCCCTTTCTGTGATCCCATTGAGTTGGGGAAGCTCTATCTTCATTG GTGGGAAGTTTGATGTGCACAAAGCTTTGCCTCCCAAATTATGTAGT GGAGTTGCAATTAGCCCGAGAGCTTTTGCAAGTCGGAATTCGGTGAAGAAATTGAGAAGGGACGGGCAGGCACGAAAAAAGGTAGCAGATAAGAGCATTGCTTCCGAAGATGATTGTGTTAAAAATGACGAGAATGTGGAATCTTCTGTTAATTTAGCTGCAGAGGAACTGGTTGCATTCCCTTCCAGAGGTGCTGTGCTTCAGGCTTGCACTGTTACATCCGGGTTGATAGCGGCTTTGGGTATAATTATTCGACAG GCATCTCATGTTGCAAAGATTGAAGGATTGCCAGTCTTTGACTGCTCATTGGAAGTACCAT TTGATTTTGAGGTGTGGCATCTTCAGTTGATTTCTGGATTGGTTATTCTGATATCACTTAGCCGATATCTATTATTGAAGACATGGCCGGATTTCGCGGAGTCCAGCGAAGCCGCCAATCAGCAG GAACTTCTTTTTCGGGGTGCCTTGCTACCACTTTTTGGATCTAATTGGAGGAGTGCCTTGGTAGTCGCCATCATTTTTGGTGTTCTACACCTGGGCAGTGGCCGAAAGTATTCCTTCGCTGTTTG GGCAACTTTTGTGGGTCTTGTGTATGGTTATGCAACCGTCGTCTCCTCTAGCCTTATCGTGCCAATGGCTTCTCATGCAGTCAACAATTTGGTTGGAGGGATGTTATGGCGTTACCGATCAGATTCATCACGGAAGTTATGA
- the LOC103403103 gene encoding uncharacterized protein isoform X4, whose product MCTKLCLPNYGVAISPRAFASRNSVKKLRRDGQARKKVADKSIASEDDCVKNDENVESSVNLAAEELVAFPSRGAVLQACTVTSGLIAALGIIIRQASHVAKIEGLPVFDCSLEVPFDFEVWHLQLISGLVILISLSRYLLLKTWPDFAESSEAANQQELLFRGALLPLFGSNWRSALVVAIIFGVLHLGSGRKYSFAVWATFVGLVYGYATVVSSSLIVPMASHAVNNLVGGMLWRYRSDSSRKL is encoded by the exons ATGTGCACAAAGCTTTGCCTCCCAAATTAT GGAGTTGCAATTAGCCCGAGAGCTTTTGCAAGTCGGAATTCGGTGAAGAAATTGAGAAGGGACGGGCAGGCACGAAAAAAGGTAGCAGATAAGAGCATTGCTTCCGAAGATGATTGTGTTAAAAATGACGAGAATGTGGAATCTTCTGTTAATTTAGCTGCAGAGGAACTGGTTGCATTCCCTTCCAGAGGTGCTGTGCTTCAGGCTTGCACTGTTACATCCGGGTTGATAGCGGCTTTGGGTATAATTATTCGACAG GCATCTCATGTTGCAAAGATTGAAGGATTGCCAGTCTTTGACTGCTCATTGGAAGTACCAT TTGATTTTGAGGTGTGGCATCTTCAGTTGATTTCTGGATTGGTTATTCTGATATCACTTAGCCGATATCTATTATTGAAGACATGGCCGGATTTCGCGGAGTCCAGCGAAGCCGCCAATCAGCAG GAACTTCTTTTTCGGGGTGCCTTGCTACCACTTTTTGGATCTAATTGGAGGAGTGCCTTGGTAGTCGCCATCATTTTTGGTGTTCTACACCTGGGCAGTGGCCGAAAGTATTCCTTCGCTGTTTG GGCAACTTTTGTGGGTCTTGTGTATGGTTATGCAACCGTCGTCTCCTCTAGCCTTATCGTGCCAATGGCTTCTCATGCAGTCAACAATTTGGTTGGAGGGATGTTATGGCGTTACCGATCAGATTCATCACGGAAGTTATGA
- the LOC103403103 gene encoding uncharacterized protein isoform X3 has translation MCTKLCLPNYGVAISPRAFASRNSVKKLRRDGQARKKVADKSIASEDDCVKNDENVESSVNLAAEELVAFPSRGAVLQACTVTSGLIAALGIIIRQASHVAKIEGLPVFDCSLEVPFDFEVWHLQLISGLVILISLSRYLLLKTWPDFAESSEAANQQVLTSLQPLDYIIVAFLPGVSEELLFRGALLPLFGSNWRSALVVAIIFGVLHLGSGRKYSFAVWATFVGLVYGYATVVSSSLIVPMASHAVNNLVGGMLWRYRSDSSRKL, from the exons ATGTGCACAAAGCTTTGCCTCCCAAATTAT GGAGTTGCAATTAGCCCGAGAGCTTTTGCAAGTCGGAATTCGGTGAAGAAATTGAGAAGGGACGGGCAGGCACGAAAAAAGGTAGCAGATAAGAGCATTGCTTCCGAAGATGATTGTGTTAAAAATGACGAGAATGTGGAATCTTCTGTTAATTTAGCTGCAGAGGAACTGGTTGCATTCCCTTCCAGAGGTGCTGTGCTTCAGGCTTGCACTGTTACATCCGGGTTGATAGCGGCTTTGGGTATAATTATTCGACAG GCATCTCATGTTGCAAAGATTGAAGGATTGCCAGTCTTTGACTGCTCATTGGAAGTACCAT TTGATTTTGAGGTGTGGCATCTTCAGTTGATTTCTGGATTGGTTATTCTGATATCACTTAGCCGATATCTATTATTGAAGACATGGCCGGATTTCGCGGAGTCCAGCGAAGCCGCCAATCAGCAG GTCCTTACATCACTTCAACCTTTGGACTACATAATCGTTGCATTTTTGCCTGGGGTCAGCGAG GAACTTCTTTTTCGGGGTGCCTTGCTACCACTTTTTGGATCTAATTGGAGGAGTGCCTTGGTAGTCGCCATCATTTTTGGTGTTCTACACCTGGGCAGTGGCCGAAAGTATTCCTTCGCTGTTTG GGCAACTTTTGTGGGTCTTGTGTATGGTTATGCAACCGTCGTCTCCTCTAGCCTTATCGTGCCAATGGCTTCTCATGCAGTCAACAATTTGGTTGGAGGGATGTTATGGCGTTACCGATCAGATTCATCACGGAAGTTATGA